The genomic segment ACGAGTGTATCATGGACATCTTGGACTTCACGGAGTCCCATGTTGAGTGATGAACACAACGTGAATAGGAGCAAGTTCCTGATTGCTGTGACATTCGGAGCGTTAAGATATGGTGATGAGATACATTAAGAGGATAATGCAGATGGAGACACAACGGAAGTTAACCAGATTAGGTTTGTCCCGGCTGGTAAGTCAGCCATTGAAGCCTTGGAGAGGGTTTCTGGCTTGGGCAGCAATGAATGTGTAATTTGACTAGGAGTTAATTTTGCGAAGGAAAAGGAAGCTAAGCGAATGCCCTGTGGCCGTATATCATGGAGATCGCTATGTCATGGTTGATGAATCATGAATGTTATGTTATTAATTCAGTAAACCCACAAGACTTTTGAGTTAAGATTATAAGCTTGAGcatattttatgttttgttttgttggtgTAAATGGAGATTAGTTAGAATTCAAATGAAttgataaaattgattttaaaactagattttgtaaattttaattttaaaatttattggGTTGTGCATGTCAAAGGGGATTATGTGAATAGTCTGATACAAAGTTATTTAGCTTAGaacattatttttacaaaaagtaaattataaaaaatttaaattcttttgataaataataaaaacttaaagtgtgtatattatttttctgAAATTTCTATTTAGAACAcaacatttcttttattttttatttttttgcttttgttttgcCTGTCATTGTGCGGCAAAATAGTTGCCGGGAAGTTCTCGCAAGTGTctctttcattaaaaatacaattttttaattaaagtaCTTATATGtcttaaacatatttttatatgtgacaaaacataatttttgaataaaaatattatttttataattattttatataaaaaaattatttgagatATAATCTTTGAGTAACAACATGAAAACAtaacttttcatattaaaacatGTGTAAAGATACTTTTCAAttgtttcataattttaaaatttaaaatatttttttaaatattactttatttatgtaactttttaattgatgtgtctttttaataattataactttttatatgaaaaaacaTACAATTTTTCATTCGAAAAGatataatcttttattttaaaaatatatcaatatatttaaagcttttttagtctgattttttttaacttaaaagttattataaagcttttataaaaaataataacttttaaaattaagttaaaattgtttgataaattttcttttataagtttttttttataaattataattttggttaaaattatcGTAAATGGTATTTTTTTGAGAggataatattataattatttttaacagataatgatatttttgaaaaaaaaagactcttgtatttaaaaaaaaaaaaggagaaagctCCTTACAGGAACTTTTTCTAaagcttttttatttaaattttattatttaaaaaaaaaatttgttgaaattttttttaaaatttatttttgatctgatttttacttttaaaaaataaataaactaaaaaaaaatcaaatcaaacaagcacttaatgtaaattttcgATAATCTCTTATTTCCTGGTTTAGAACagtttaatatttttcctCTTTGAAATATAGCAGGTAGAACaaattttgctttttccttttccccgTTAAGAAGAGCATAACTTTGCTTGTCTCTGTCCTTTTCAAGAGCAGGGGCCCATTTACTCATTAGTTTCTCAACAACATGtacacaaaaaataaaatcaaaactcATCAGAGTAAGAGCATGcttaatcttatttttttgttaatttaaaaattattattaaactcttataaaaaataataacttttaaaattaagttaaaactgTTTGATAAactatttaacaaaataaattatataaaccctaatttcgattaaaattaccataaagaGTATTCATGTCATCTTTAATCACCTAATAAGTTATATGTAATGTttcaagtttatatataatttcagatgttaaaattgaaaaaattaataaaaaaagaacaacTCTCAAACTTGTATAGTAAcaatagtattagatttttgttGATCTAACAAGTAATTGGACCATGATACTTcaatttctcaaaaaaaagagaaaagaagaaacaatgtatttaacattaaaatcttttttggtgaaattttttttaaatagtatctgaatgcagttttgaatttaaaatttttttctcttaatctttgtaagaacaaaaaaattctagATTTTGATATTCTGTTATTgagtcttttatttttttattagtttttgtagaGAGGGgtagagaaaaggaaaatcgTGATTTACGTTGGAGAATGATAATTTGTAGAGGGAAGTGGAGGAGAGAGAGATTAATTGATAAAGAgatatttcttaaaaaattaatttgtttttaaaagaagagaagagaaaactCCTCTCTAgagcttttttttaaactcttttttttttaattttattctttaaaaaaagttacttttttttttaaaattttttcaaaaaatcatatttgacgtgacttttatttttaaaagatagataagttgaaaaaaaatcaagccaAACAAGTACTAAAtagattctttcttttttgggctCCAAGTTTTAATGCTGACCCAAATTTGGCctgtttatgtttttttcaGCTAAGAATAGCACAGAGTTTTGCTTGTGTTCCTTTCAGGACccaacacacacacaaaacTAAAAAAGGAGTTGATTACATAAGATAGTTATATGACCATGGGGACACAAGctcattatttttctcaaCTATATTACACAAAAAAAGCACCAAAGAATTACAAATATTTCAATGGTGCCCAAAACTATTTCCATCAAACAAATTTACAATACCtaaacacataattattctatttatATGCAAGAAAAGCTTGGAATCAGGCACCGCACTGAGGCTTGGCTGACCCCAGTGGTTCCACCCTAGTCCCACGGCCTGGCATTTCATTGAGCCAATGACAATCCTCAAAAGCACAATAGGGCCTCTTTGGCCCCTCCACATCCACCGGATTAATGTAAGATGGAGCCCACGTCGGGGTCCCATCTTCATAAGAATTGTGAGTCAGCCTCTTCAAATCAGAGCCGTCCAATTTTATCGTGAATATCTCACCGTAAGGTTGATAGTGATGTGGGTTTGAGATTGGCTCAGCTGATATCCCCGCAAAATCCGAAGTAAATACCACATACGTTCCATCCGGACTAAATGACGGGTGGTTGGCCCGCCCGGCTGACCCGCTCTTAACCAACCTCCTTAAACCTGTGCCATTCGGGTGGATCAGATACAACTCGAAACTCCCTGAACCCGGGTTGTCTCGATCCGAAGCAAAAGCGATCCAATCACCGTCCGGTGACCAATTACACATCGTATCCGTCCACGGGCCCTCCGTTAATCTCCAGAGCCCGCCCGCCTCCCCTTCAATCGCATCCATTATATATAAGTTCTTGTGACCCGTGCGACCCGACCTGAACACAATCCATTTTCCGTCGGGTGACGGCGAGGGGAATGCGTTATTTTTACCACCAATGGTCAACCTCTTAAAATTTGATTGGTCAACATCATCAACGTTGATGGCTACAATATCAACCTCGGTTATCTCACTTGCAAACTCCGGTCCAGCGCTGGTGTATACAATTCCTTTACGAATCGGGTCCCAAGCGGTTGCAAAAGCATTCAAGGGGAAAGCCTGGCGAAGGTTCGAACCATCCCGGTTCACGACATAAACACCCGGGAAATCCACGTAGGCTATACGGTCACCCGCCGGTGAGAAAGAAGGGAATGAACCGTCGACTCTGAAAAGAGAGAGATTTGGTACTGGGCTTCGAACGTTTTCAAGCAATAATTGGGGACTTTTTCCTCCATTACTTTCACCCCTACACTTATGGTACCCAACTCGGGCTGAGTCAGGTGATATAAACGGATTTAAGTGGTGAGTTGTAGGAGAAACATGCCGAGTTAGCTCAATAAACTCGTTTTTAACAAGGTCAAACAGCTCTATATGGCGAAAACTCGAATTGGGTCTTCTCGTAGCTACTGCTATGAACTTATGATTACCTGGGGAAGTAGCTGGCGTGAACGCGTGCATACCCGGTGGTGTGACTCGTTCAATCGTCACTGACTCAGTAGAAACCAGTTTACCTTTAGGCAAAATCGCTCTATAAACACTTATCCACTGGTCTTCACTTGTCCTGTGGAAATACAGAGTCGAGTCATCAACCCAACATGGCCACCCACCGTGTTCAACAACCTTTACTCTCTGAGACCCATCCCCAGTCAAGAAAACATAAATATCAGTACTCAGTTCTTCCACTTCCCCATCCCACCCTTTGCTTCCATACGAAGCCACAGCTGTCCAAACCCCAGAAGGAGACACGGCGGGACTAAAATCGGCGATTCCATAAGGAGTGAGTCGCCGAGTAACACCAGTTCCCAACTGAGTCGAGTATACAGCAGCCCAACTCGTTCTCGGCTCACCGGGGTCCTCATGAGTTGACACGTAAATCAAATTCTCCCCACTCAAACTCGGCCTATCTTTCATCGAAATCCGATTCTTGCTTTCTTCTAAACCCAACAAAGGAGCTTGAACTCGGACAGGAATTTCAAGGGCCGATCTTGATCTGGTGCTTCGCGGCGCACCGTGATAAAGTGCGTCGTAGTAAATATTTGACATCCCTTTTCGTTCCGTAACGTAGATGAGCTGGAGCGGCGACGGAGCTTGTGGACCCGGAGGATGAAGGAGGCTTCGATTGTGGAGGAGCGAGAGGATGGAGGACGATGAGGCCGACGGAAAGTGGCCGTTGAAATTAACGGATTCACCGTCGGTAATCTGAAGTTCGTTAGAAGGGTTTGGTGGATCCAAAGTTGGGAGAGTGAAGATGTCCCAAGCATAATCTGATCTGCCAAGTGTAGTAAAAACTATGCTGCCGCTTCTGCTTCGAGGTTCATGCTCCGCCGCCGTACACAGCaaggtgaagaagaaaaggagaaagaaactGAAAAGTGCTTTGGCTTTCATGGTGTTGCTTCGATGGAGCTGGTCTCTGAGTGGCACTAGATGAGACTTGGATGGGCTTTAGGGAGATGAGTTTTTATGTTGTAAGGGATGACGTGGTGTGAAGATTGGTGGACCCGCTTCTTTTATTATCGTGACACGTGGGAGTAGAATGAAGCACTAGATTCgtgattattttattagtgGGATCCTACTTGAGGACTTTTGCCAATGGCAGTGGCTGTAGTGAATTTTTATCCACACAAAAGTATTTGCCCATTTGGATGATATTGATAGGACAGGATTGACTTTTTAAATCTTTgggtatttatttatttatttactaaaaaacaaaatctttgGGCATTCTTTGTCAATCCAGCAGTTGGACTTTGAGAACTGTATAATTTAAGAGAGTTGGGGCCCAATTTGTGAGGGTAGGAAAGAACAGCCTATTCCCCTAACAGTTTCTTTGTTTAGCTCAATAGAGAAGAATGCATTCGTAACCAGGAGACACAGAAAAGACAAAGGTTGCTAGCGTTTTCTAAGCTGCATGAAGAGCAGAATCTTCGAGGAGTTGCTCATAGTATGAAACTTCTTGAGCAAGCAGTAAAGCCTTTTGGTACATTTCTTTGTACA from the Theobroma cacao cultivar B97-61/B2 chromosome 8, Criollo_cocoa_genome_V2, whole genome shotgun sequence genome contains:
- the LOC18592396 gene encoding uncharacterized protein LOC18592396, with the protein product MKAKALFSFFLLFFFTLLCTAAEHEPRSRSGSIVFTTLGRSDYAWDIFTLPTLDPPNPSNELQITDGESVNFNGHFPSASSSSILSLLHNRSLLHPPGPQAPSPLQLIYVTERKGMSNIYYDALYHGAPRSTRSRSALEIPVRVQAPLLGLEESKNRISMKDRPSLSGENLIYVSTHEDPGEPRTSWAAVYSTQLGTGVTRRLTPYGIADFSPAVSPSGVWTAVASYGSKGWDGEVEELSTDIYVFLTGDGSQRVKVVEHGGWPCWVDDSTLYFHRTSEDQWISVYRAILPKGKLVSTESVTIERVTPPGMHAFTPATSPGNHKFIAVATRRPNSSFRHIELFDLVKNEFIELTRHVSPTTHHLNPFISPDSARVGYHKCRGESNGGKSPQLLLENVRSPVPNLSLFRVDGSFPSFSPAGDRIAYVDFPGVYVVNRDGSNLRQAFPLNAFATAWDPIRKGIVYTSAGPEFASEITEVDIVAINVDDVDQSNFKRLTIGGKNNAFPSPSPDGKWIVFRSGRTGHKNLYIMDAIEGEAGGLWRLTEGPWTDTMCNWSPDGDWIAFASDRDNPGSGSFELYLIHPNGTGLRRLVKSGSAGRANHPSFSPDGTYVVFTSDFAGISAEPISNPHHYQPYGEIFTIKLDGSDLKRLTHNSYEDGTPTWAPSYINPVDVEGPKRPYCAFEDCHWLNEMPGRGTRVEPLGSAKPQCGA